The Lycorma delicatula isolate Av1 chromosome 2, ASM4794821v1, whole genome shotgun sequence DNA window TAACGGTTACGATGCAAACTTAGTAGATAAattatataccaaaataaaaaacaaaatacacataaaggacaaaataaaactaataaataatactatagaAGAATAtgctaaaatagaatataatataaattataacaggtttaataaaatatttaaaacatttaaattaaaaacagcatatacaactaataataaataataacgatccataatataagaataaggaaaacaataaaatatcataataaatacaatctaaaaaaacaaaGACTATATTATCTTAAATGTGATAATTGTGATTTGAAATATATTGGTATGACAAATAGTTCATTCTTAATTAGATGTAAAGAACACatcaattgtataaataataattataaggatcgaattaactttgttaaacacATTATAGAGAATGGACATAATtacaatctaaattaattttttgaaatattggaatACACTAACATTCATAAAACTAGTATATTGgagaaatttactttattatatatatatatatatatatatatatatctgaacaaatcagatttgataatgatattttattcaagcaaattatacattaattattaggTTGTCCAACTGATTCAATTTATATTGGCACAACAGTTGTAAACAtgacgtttttcttttaatgttgacttatttaactattaacattcaactgttatgaacataatttttattttcattttaattcccatttataaaaatttatatgcacaactataaaattcataatcagTAATcgctgatgatggaggaataatccaaaAGTGCTTGGATAGTCAATATCCACAATTGTTAGTAagtggatactttatttttatataaagtaggtatgtatctcgcataactcaaaaacgattggctgTAGTaagttgaaactttggatttaggactgctgttaacatctagttgtgcacctccacttttgattgcaatcgactgaacaaaagtatccaaaaaattcaaaaatccaaaaggtttgaattttggactttttcttaactgcaacaataagccctcattgagagcttttcaacaatacatcataagttgtacttattttcattggttccaaagttatagctaaataaaattttaattaatgaaatatttggatcttaaagggacggtacatcagttcgaatcagacttcatctccttttctttttttaaaatttaaatagaagtaCAATCTTATAGCAACTAGGATTTCCTTAAATATGTTGTTCATGATGCACCTACTGTAAGAAGATGTGTCCAATGACCTGAATTACCATGTTGTTACTGGCTAGAAAGTGTAAACAATGATGACATATCGTATCTAATATATAATATCTGTgtgttgtatgtgtgtgtttatgttttatgtgtactatatatatatatatatagatgtaaatgtagtataataattagtCTATAGAGTAGTGTTAGAAGTTTAAGAGCATATGaggaaaatgtaaatatatttatataaatacagggtcattcacaataataatatacagagtcattcacgggaaccagatgtttttaaagtaaacataaaaaattgaatatttactttaaataagttttattggtactgaaacacttgttaaatcaaagcatttgttacttactcatgaacgaaaaattatgtccggcaagtgatgtccattttgggcaatacattgttgtagcctttcacagtaactggcctcaattctttgcagcatgtctacatcaatctgggtgacgtgtgacaaattgcgatctttaggtcctccaatgtacgcggtttattgccgtacacacgagatttcagaaacccccacagaaaaattcacaactactcaagtcgggggactaagggggccaaggaatgtcgccatatctggaaacgatccgtccggaaacaagttacggagaacagccatcatTGCCctcgctgtagctccatcctgctgaaaatcaattccccggtttcgtaactcagggatgaaaaacgtattcaacatcgcaatgtaacgatcagctgttacagttacggcagcgtcattttctttaaaaaaaatatggtccaataacacccacctttcctattgcacaccagacagtcacctttgggctatgaagtggtctctcgtgaagctgatgtgggtttctttctgcccaataccggcaattctgtttgttgaaaatgggcttcgtcactcattaacaataacaaattttcattttcttcaaaaatggtaagcatttgtcgacaaaattgtaatcgctgcgtgaaatcttgctcgtttaactgctgcacgacggctatcttgtaaggatggaaatgcaggtctgtatgcagaattcgtcttaccgtacttgtgttcatttgaagcgctgctgaatgcctctgaatagagcgccgtgggcttctgacaatggcttcccttactcgttctatgttctccggagtgctagcagttcgtcggggacccggtggttttttcttcaatattgaatcacttgttcgaaggttgtttacccatcgcaatattgtgttacgagaagggacacttgcattacgatggatattaaactgacggcggaaatctcacTAAACTGGAGTTACGGAtacgtcatttcgcacaaaactgtcatacgcgtacaggcatTGGTCTGCGTCCACGGCTCCacctcaacgactaaaatgtaaatgctatgaacaaaggaaacgtcagacaccagccacgtgcccttCCCACCACGAACGCTATAAATATcgtaatacatcattttaatacAAGAAATGGTCAGTtatgatcaaataaataaattataatgaatggcCGGTTGTGGTTTGATTATGATAAAAGAATGGGTATGAGTTTTTACTGGGAGATGATTTAATATTCAAGGAAGTggttaaaatcttcaaaaaaggCATTACCTGGTGTGAGACAAGAATAAGCcaaattgatgaaatttgaatATGTGCCTTTCCTgcagttttcaaacaaaaatttataacaggttTATAGAGTTGATAATGTGGGCAAACAGCTGACTTCTTTCACCTACTCAGTTTAACCaaaacatttgaataaatttattatatactatgtATTTGCACACACCATCATgcaatatgttttatttaccatttattaaaattaaattaaatttaataagcaaTGAAGCAAgctttgattttttcaaacattagtgtaggTACTAGTTATTGAAAACCTTCAATGAACACACTGGCATGACTGAACAGCAGAGGGTTTGTCAGCTGAGCATTGGCtacttcctttttctgtttagcctacagaACCACTACAaagtgttacttcagaggataatatgtatgaatgtacatgaagtgtagtctcatatgtctcaggtcaaccattcctgaaacgtgtggttaattgaaacccaatcatcaaagaacaccggtacctatcatctagtattcaaatctgtataaaagtaactgcctttactagaaaccttataactctcgacttcgaaatcaactgatttgcaatgacaagtttaccaatagaccaaccctgtgggtgaGCATTGGCTACTGTATAAGAGGTGTGTACTATGGTATCATGAGGGAGTCTGTTACTACTGTTTATAGATGTTTTTGTTAAGAGTACAATGTGATCCTCCTTATAAAGACCCTATTAAACATTAGTATCAGGAGTTTAAGGATACAGGAAGTGTAGTACACTAAAAAGGTACTGGAAGACCTGTCTCAGAGAAAATTGTACATCgagtaagagaaacttttcagagaaaataaatttacttgttgTGGgagtttagaactgggaatactGCAATTGACAACTGTGTAGGTCCTCCTACATAAGCGTctaaaacttaatgaaatattaattaataaacctcTTTAATACTGTTTCTGTCACCACTCTGTTAGATTCTAATTAACTACACATCCTGGCCTGACAATCCATATAACAAGATAGGTTATCTCTCAAGGTGGATTTTTCAAGCTCAGCTTCAATTGGGGAATGtggtgaatacaaaaaaaaatccctggtCAGGTACTACTGTATAATATTTCAGTATATGTAactgaattttaaacttttctttgtgACATGACTAGTCCCAATATTCATCACTGTAAATATCATAATGGCTGAAATTGAAAAGTAACTCTGTGCTTGTTTGATGATTGAAATGTatgctttgttatttatttttttatataccacaCTCTCAGAGCCATATGTTACATCGGTGGTATTGTATTAAATAAGACATACACTAATGTAGGTAATGAGTATTTTATTCTATTGCTCAACACAACAATttctacaaaaacattaaaacataagaTTACTGATAAAGTAAGTTGGATATTCTTGTACCTacctttattaatgtaaaataatctatGACTTTAAAGTAACCTATGATTAACGCTAAAACCACTTTAACCAGACTAACTTTATTCACTTACAAAGTAACTTCAGATTGTTGTCCACTTATGgttgttttttatgaaatgaattattttgcaTGGGAATCTGACAAGCCTAACCAGGGTTAACATAGAATCTTCTGGATTAAAAGTAGAGTTGCTTCCACTTTGGCCATGAAGTGGTAGCTGAGTTCCTGTAACTtaagtaattaatacaaaaataattgatgttttattaaataaaaatattatggctTGTACATCAGCTGGTCTAATgttaaatttccattaatgaatgtattgcattttttaatctattacttCATTTCTATCTTTCTCACTTAACTACatgaaaaacatttcaaatttgataaaaattatgagCTGTAAAAGGTACTACAATTTTGGATATTATAAGAATATGGTTATAGTACATAAAAAACGACTGCTTAAAAAACAGAGCAAGATATACTGGttacaacaatatatttttttttgtaattaattatgttccTTCACTTATAACAATGATAACACaatgttgaaataatttacataaaaatatatattatggtaaaatataatttacattttactataaACATTTCTAATTAAAAGTTGAGCATCACCTTCCATTATAGTTACTTTTTGTTGATGGGAGAAAATAGTATAATTACAAGTAACAAGTCTCTTAACTTCAGCTACTTCAACTGTTACAGTAACTGTCTGATTAACATAGCATGGATGTGGAaatctcattttttgttttacaaccaAAGAACCAGGACCAGGTAGTCTGGTTCCCATAACATATGAAACTAACATATTTAGATAAGCACCATGAAATATCTTTGGTTCATTAATGTGTAACGGATTAACATCACCAGAAATCTCGGTAAAAACATCTAAATCTCTGTCAGTAATAGTTTTATCCACTTCTACTTTATCACCAACTTTAAAATGTTTGTGGATAATCCCATCAACCTTTCCAATCGTTTTTATACTTCTGTACTGAAGAAAAGATGGCAATAATCTGTTTGAACTTTTAGAAGTTATTACACTCATTATGAGCTCGGTACTCTAAAAACCAGGTTGTGTTTATCTAGTactaaatacacaattttaaaataaaacagcttgttcatttttataattaaactgattACAATATGAGTACATTTTATACATCTCACTTTCAGAGTAACACAAATCTGTTAGTCACAAACTTTCAACCCAGCACTAATAGTTAATTAACGaggaactttaaaataataagtattattaattaacattgacACCTAACCTCTACTTGTAAGTAACGTTGTGAACCGTTCTTACACAACTCTGATCAATTGAACTGATCTTTCAGTGAACTGTTTCACTGAAGTTTCTTTCAGtgtacatttttctgtttagcctccgaaaccaccgcaaggtattatttcagaggatgatgtgtatgaatgtaaatgaagtgtagtcctgtacagtctcaggtcgaccatacctgagatgtggcgttaactgaaacccaaccaccaaagaacaccggtatccacgatctagtattcaaatacgtataaaagtaactggttttactaggatatgaaccttagaactctcgacttcaagaACTGTGGAATCCGATCAACGTTATTCGTGACTCCTTCTTAATCTATATCTGCTGTGCGGAAGATTCTGTAATAAGTTGccaaagtaacttttttatatgaatccTACGAGAATGCTACATATCCTCTAGAAAATTTGTCTGGCTGGTTTTCAATAAGATTGCTTCatcacttatttaattattttttacataatatttattttaatactcagaaacgatatgtatatatatatatatatatatatatatttttacacataatttgatttaatcatttttaatgcaaaccttattttgttttaaagtcaTTCTAAACACATAACCGAACTGTTAATATTATGAAACATTTGGAGGTTACGATTTATTAATCATCGATttagctaaataaaaaattacatttcaaatatttcttcctacttttttagtattatttgtttgttaatagagaaaattaaaagtGGCTCGTAATCAAATTGAATCGCTCCAACTATTTCCTCCATAAACCGGTTGTTAGTTTGATACAAAATAAAGATGCTGTATCTGTATCAAGTGTATGATACTTATGTTCACAGAAATGTCATTTTATACACTTCAAAAATGACTgtctaattgtatttttattaaaaatataaatacatttatttatacattgaactAAACTTCTGAAATTACTATAGTGGGTATCTTTTAGTGGTACTTAAAGTAACGTGCCAAAAAgagaaattagatatttttgattaaatatatctattttacaCTTTCTGTGGATGCAACATTTTATTTAGCTGGGCAACATGTGTGTCTGCTATGttcattttcatttgtaaataactttaaaaaaaggctATTGGCAATAAGTTCAGAGACTTGGTACAACATTCTGAAAGCCCACTCTATTTCTTTTACCTTCCtaatactttctctttttttttttaaagaaaaagtactaATGGTGGTCTTCTTCGAGACCACCATTAGTACTTTTTCTGAATGaaagtagtgtgtgaaaatgccatgcctgactggtatTTGAACCCGgtacctcaggatgaaaggccaagacgctattTTTAATGCCTTACTCATACTCTTTTGTATCTTGATACTATGATGAAATGCCATCTTCTAAAATGGCATTCCAGTCTTCCATTACTATTAGTATAAACATCtgcttttatatgttttaatagatCATCTATTTCTTCACGAACCCTTTCTATCTTTTCATTCGTTTGTTGAAGAAACTGGCATATACGTTTGTATTGTTGTTCTAGACATGGGCTTTGACTCTGCTcagactaaaataattatttaatttggttataagaACCTATTCTTTAACTTATTAAAGGAGCTAATGAAAGTTTTTTGTACctgtattttctacattaataggCCTTCAGACCATTATAGAAAGTTTTTGTCTGTCCCACTTCAGTGGTCTgggacaaaaatatttttttaataaaaaaaattattttaaatttaaatccattttgcaAGTTACCcatgcatttaaaatgtaaaattctttattttttgatagctcttactctttagtatttctttagATTTGAATTGTAGCtagtatttttgtactttttaaacaattttacaaaattatttttttagatttattatttacaacttagggattattttcttaaaaattaattttacccaaatgcttccccttgagtatgggagccTCAAAATGAAAAAGgctttcattcatttttcaagAGCACAAAACAATAGTCCTACCGTTCAACTTTTATTAAGCCCCCCACAAGTAcagaaataatcaatttttttgcatttctttaactgtgtcataaaattatgaataaatatttttacttgaaaaaaaaattattattttggctACTGTTTCCAactaaaaggaattattttattataaagatacaaacagagcttaaaatgattgagtTGAAAAAATCTCTTTggctaaaaataaattgcataacttTGCTGCCATAGCTGAGAAAATTATGCAAATCATTACTTAATTGTGTATACATTCCACAGTACTTTTATTgcactaaaaatttatatctattttgaaGAGCAGTTTTCCTGAATTAATTTTTGCTTGAATCTACAAATTTTTGTTAGATGTCTATtcaaattattgatattaaaaacaaactaaaatattgatattaaacaaattataattgggattcaaaataaaaaaatccatttcagcTGGAAGgttgaggtagatttcaccattgctaagtaggggataaaaaa harbors:
- the LOC142319541 gene encoding hydroxyacyl-thioester dehydratase type 2, mitochondrial-like yields the protein MSVITSKSSNRLLPSFLQYRSIKTIGKVDGIIHKHFKVGDKVEVDKTITDRDLDVFTEISGDVNPLHINEPKIFHGAYLNMLVSYVMGTRLPGPGSLVVKQKMRFPHPCYVNQTVTVTVEVAEVKRLVTCNYTIFSHQQKVTIMEGDAQLLIRNVYSKM